DNA from Candidatus Cloacimonas acidaminovorans str. Evry:
TCTTATTAAAACCGAGAAACAGAACATTGACTCTCTCTTATAACAGAGTGTGTTTAATGAACTTAGTATAATTTTACACTTTTTCATTCTTCTACCCTACTTTATCTAAAGTATATTCTAATTCACCCTACTATCTTTGTCAAGCAAAAAATAGGGGGAAAAAGGACTTTTTATAAAATAAAATCCAATACCTTGTCGTAATGGTAGTTCTACATCTATAATATTTTTCAATTTGACAAACCAATAATGTGTTAATGATATGATTTTATTCAATTCTTTAAGCTATAAGAAAACTCCTTTTCAAGCTAATAACAAATATTTTGAAATTCCAATTTGATTTTGGCAGACAGGAAAGAAAAAGAATTATCCTTAATAGCTTGGTAAACCAGTATTAAAAACAATGTAATCTCTAAATTAGAAAAAGCAAAGCAAAAAAAACTGGACAGAATTATAGCTATTCCTATTGTGGCTATCTATGATAAAAAATAAAGTTTCAGAAAGTATAAAACTTATAAGGTAAAGCAATGAAGAAGTTTTTAATAATGCTCTTTGTTCTGGCGGGGCTATCTGTTTTAGCAGCCAAGGTGGATTTAAATATAGCATCTTTGGCTGAATTGATGCAGTTACCCATAACAGAAAAGCAGGCAAAAGATATCTATGAATATCGTGAATTTGTGAAGATATTTGACGATATCTATGAGCTAAGGAAAATTCCCTCTATTGATCAGGAGACCCTTGACCGTTTAAAACCCTTAGTTGTTGTTTCTATTTATGTAGAAACGGATGAAGCAGCAGTCCGCCGTGAAGAAATCAGGGATTTACTGGAGCGTGTAGACAGTAATGAAGGTGCTTCGGAAGGTATGGCAGATGTTTGGGAAGATTATTTAATGACTCCTCAGAATGTGAATAAAATGCTCTTTGACGATTTGATGAGTTTTCCCAATGTTTCTGGAATTGATGCTGTAGCTGTTTTGAAAAGAATTGCCCAGGGTGATACAATTGCGGATACAAGGGACTTACGAAATTCTACAGGCCTTTCCTATTATGGTTATTCAAACTTGCGCAGTTATGTATATTATAAAGAGCCACCGGTAAAAAACAGATTAATGTGTGATGCTTCGCTTTTATATTATACGCGCTATTTTGAAGAAGGGCAGTATGATATGTTGCACGAAAGTTTTCTGCGTAACGATTATAATGCTACCAATGTTATCATTCCACATCTAAAAACCAATTCCTATTGGGGTTATTTTGGTTTGGATAAGCTTGATCCCGATATTATGCTTAAGCTGAGGATGCGTTACGGCAATAACTATAAACTGGGAATAATGCATTACAAAGCCAAAGGAGAAGAGGATTTACTGAATACCAAGGCAGAGGATATTTTAGCCGATTCCAAATGGTATGTGGGATATGAAAATAACGAATTACCTGGTTTTTATAATTCCCGCTTAAAGGTTTATGCAGGAAACTACCGAGCTACTTTTGGAGAGGGTTTGGTGATGGAAAATACGGATTATTACAGTGCCCGTAAAACCGGTTTTGGTTTCAGCAAAAGGATTTTAGGCATAACCCCTGACCTTTCCAGAACGCAGGAAAATTCTTTAAAAGGCGGAGCCGTTGAATATACCACTCCTTTGTTTGGAGTTACGGCTTTTGTATCCGTTGACAATAAAGATGCTTTAACATATATTGATAGAGATGGTTATGCCGTTATGCGGGATGAATATGGAAATGATATTTATACAGAAAGAGATACAACATCTGATTATTTTGGCAGACAATATTATATAAATAACAATGGAGAGCATATCTATAATTATGCAGATAGCACTGCTGTTCAGGGAGATAAGACCAAGGTCTTTGCTTTAATCAATCCTACTTTGCGTTATGATGATGACACAATGAGAGAAGCAGAAGCATATTTCAATAACGAAATTTCTGCAGGCGTCCCTTATGCGATGAATTATATCAATCTTGCTGCACGTAAAGATGTCTTGCAGGAGAAATTATGGGGAACGCATTTGCAGATCAATCCGTTTTTAGGCACCAAGCTTGGATTTACTACTTATACTGCTATTTATGATGATGCTCATTTTGTGGTTCCTACCTATAATAATTTATTACCAACGGTCTTAAGGGATTCCTATTATTACTCCAAACTGGTGAAAAATCTGAATGCGGAAATAAGCAATCTTTATAGCACTCAGACCAATAAATACACGCGTGATTACAGAAGAGTAATTGGTTTTGACGGTCAGACCGTGATTGGTAATACTTCCCTTCAAGGTGAATATGCTGAACTTTCTGTTAACGGGGATGATTGGAAACTTGGGGATGACCCTAAGGCATATCTTGTTTCTGCACATACCCAGTTTGAAAATCTCTATTTTATTACCTTGTTCCGTAATTACGATGTGGATTTTGATAATCCTTATAGCAACAGTTTTTCAGAACATGAACGCTTTGAAGATACCATTTTAGAGAAGAATGTTTATGCTTTAACCAATCCTACCATTGCAGACCTTTATCTCAATTCCAATCAGTCACAACCCGAACGAGGCATCTATTTTGAGACCCGTTATAAATTTAACAGATACTATACCATCAACAGAAGCTATTTAGACATTTGGGAACGCTTAACCGATGGACGCAGAAGTGTAAGATTTCAAAGCGAACTGGAATTTCGTCCTATTTATCAGCTTGCTATGCGTTTGCGTTATAAAAATCAGGTTAATCGTTATGATGATGATGCGGAACGAGGCGTTTCCAAGACCAATGAATATACTTTGGCATTCAGAACTTTTCTTTCCAATCGTGATTTTCTGGAACTGGAATATCGTTATAACACGGTTTGGGGTCCGCCTTATACTTCCTTAACCTATCCTGCGGCAGAGGGTCCAAATTCAATGGCTGCAGCTCAAACCTTAATGATTGGTGATTATGTAGCGGTTAATTATACTCACTATTTCAATAAATCGTTAAAAATGCAGGGTTCTTTCCTGTATTGGTTTGGGCATGGCATTTCGCATTGGGATTGGGAAGATATGGAAATTGATTTTATGGGTGAAAAAGGTTCTAAAGCATGGATTGCCTTTACCAGTCGCGTTTCCCAAAATATGTATCTAAATTTGAAATTCAAGAATAAAACCTATCAGGATAAAGAAATCCGGATTCGTAATTATAATGATTCGGATGATGCTACTTTACTGGATGATCCTGTCTATTTTAAAAGAGTTGAACACAGCGAAAATACCATTCGCTTAAGCATTGACTACCGTTATTAATATGGAGGAATAATGTTATCTAATAAGTCCTTAATACTTATATGTCTATTAATTGTTGCTTCGGCACTTTCTGCCTGGAGCATAACCGATACCTATTTCGGCAATCCTTTTTCCACTTTTGATGCCCGCAGTTTTGCTATGGGCGGAGCCGGTTTATACAACAGTAAAGGTGTTTTCGGCATAGCGGATAATCCTGCTAATTTAACTTTGATGCGGAAAACCCTTGGTTTTTCCGTTAATACTTATCTGAATCGGAATGAGGATAATCGCAGTATTCCCTTGTATAATTCCTTTGATAACTATATAGACGATTCTGTGTATTCCTCTAATATCAATACCTTTGATAATTATGCTGTAGCTGGTTTTGTTGCTCATCGTTTTAATAAGTGGGGCGTGGGTTTAGGGGCATATTATAAACCCGTTTCCAGTTTTGATGCCGATTATAGAGAAGAAGTTCGGAATAATCGCAATACCGATAATGATGTTTATCCGGAAAAGATTGCCTTAAACAAAATAGAAAGTGAGGGTTCCCTGAATAAAACAGCTTTTGTAACCTCCTTTGCTTATAGCTTAAGCGATTATGTTGATCTGAATTTAGGTTTTGAATATGCTTTGCTGAACGGTGATGTAAACAGAGAGAAAACTATCCGTTGGACCGATTGGGCTATCAGTCAAGTAGGAGAATATCATCTTCCGGAATTAACTGAAATTGATGATTATGAACTAAGCGGCGATCAATTCAAAATAGGTGCATCCGCTCTTTTAGGAAAGCGAGTTGGATTAGCTGCTACTTTTACTCCGGGAACTGCTTTAGACAGGAAGGGAACTTATTATTACAAAAGGGATGCTTATCTTAACACTGCTGTGGATAGTATCAATACTGATATCAAAGAGGATTATAAACTTCCCACTCAAATTCGTTTTGGTTTTGTATACACTCCTCGCAATGTGGTCCGCACTGAATTCAATATGGATATTGAATATGTTATTTGTAGTGAGATTAATAAACGCTATGATGATGTAATGAATTTCTATGCCGGAGTGGAACATCAGGTAGTCAACTTTTTGCCTTTACGCCTGGGTTTTCAGGCAGTAAATAACTGGTATTTTACTACCGAAGAAAGCACGGATGAAAATAACAATCCTATTACTTTATATCACACCAGCAAAATATTAACCCCTATGGTTACCGGTGGCAGCAGTATTCAAGTGATGGATAACTTGAAAATTGATCTCGGTTTCGGTTATACCTGGCGTGAATATGAAGCAGTGGATATGTTTGGCGATGCTTATTATAATGATAAACAATATACCGGTTCATCCAGTTATGCCTTATGGCCCAATTCCCATATAACCCTGAAAAATCGTGGTTGGGAAAATCCTGATAAAATTCGGGAAAACAATATTTCCCTGAATGCCGGACTTAATTTTACCTGGTAAAAAAACTATGAAACGGATAATATTATTCCTTACTACATTAGTTCTGCTTTGCACAATTGCCAAAGCGGAAGAACTGCGTTTAGACCTCATTTTTTCTAACGATATGCATGGTGGTATAGACCGTTCGGAAGCAACTTTTATCAATCCGGATTTTCCTCCACTTCTTGGAGGAGGAGGTTCTGCCGCTACTTTAATTAAGCACATTCGTTCTCTGGCAAATGACAGAAGAGATAATTTACTTTTGGATGCGGGTGATATTTTTCAAGGTCGTCCTGTAGGAACCATAACTAACGGAAAAGCGGTGGTTGAATTTATGAATGCCATTGGCTACGATGCAATGACCATTGGCAATCACGAATATGATATTCCGGAAGAGAAATTGATAGAGACCTTGCAGTTAGCTCAATTTCCCATTCTATCGTGTAATATTATAGATAAAAGAACAGGTGAAATTCCAAGCTATATCCAACCCTATATTGTGGTAGAGCGATTAGGGTTAAAAATCGGGATTTTGGGTTTTACTACAACTGATACGGAAAAGATGAGCTTTCCGGAAAACATTAAAAATGTTAAATTCCTTTCCGAAAAAGAAGCGATAGATAAATATGTAAAAATCCTCCGTAATCAGGAAAAGGTGGATATTGTTATTGTCCTGGGGCATGCCGGTTTACCTTATGATATTGTTCCTACCTATCTTACCCGTTATGATGCTCAAGGAAATCCTTTATACAATGAAAGATATGCTGTTTGGGGATATGATGCTCAAGAAATAGCGCGCGAAGTTGAAGGCATAGATATTTTCATTGGCGGACATATGCATAAGGGAATTCCTACCCCCTGGATAGACCCTTACACACATACAATGGTTATTCAAGGTTATGCTTACGGTTCCAATCTGGGATGGATAACCTTAAAAATAGATCCTGAAACAAAAACTGTAACCGGTTATGAAGTTCCTGCCATTCGTGAAGGCAGTATGGTTACCCTTTTTGAGGATGAATTTATTCCCGATGAAGAAATTGGAGAAATGATTGCTGAACAGGTTGCTATAGCAGAAGAAGGAATGGACGAAGTTGTGGGTTATGCAGGTGTTTATCTTTCCCGCACTAATGTAGATGCTCAATCCTTAATTGGAAATACCATTGTAGATGCTATGCGTACTGAAGTTGGTGCCGATTTTGCCTTTCTAAATTTGGGAGGAGTGCGTGCCGATATTAAAGCAGGTCCTGTTACCTATAGAGATATTTTTCAAGTGATGCCTTTTGATAATATGATAGTTTCTTTTCGTTGTAACGGTGAATTTTTACGCCGGATAATTGAAACCCGAGTTGAGGGCTCAAGACATGGCTTAATTATCTCCGGAGGCAAAATTGTCTATTCCAAAAAGCGGGAAAATTTTGACCGTGTAACTCATTTTGAAATTGGAGGAGAACCCTGGAACCCTAATAAAATTTATACTGTTGCTACTACAGATTTTATTATGCAAGGTAATGCAGGTTTAACTATGCTGATTCAAGTGCCTCAAGAAGATATTATCTATCACCAAATCAATTTACGGGATGCAATTGTGCACTATTTTCAGAAAAATAGCCCAATTATGACGAAAATAGATGATCGCTGGGTGCGCAGAGATAATGCTAAACCTTCAGCAGAAATGCTCCAATAGTTATTTCACGCAGATTTCGCGGATTACTCAGATTTCGCAGATTTTCAAAGTAAAGAGAAGAAAAAGTTAATTAAATTAGAAGTTAGTGTCGTGTAGCTGGGGGACATGGTTCCTCCACAGAAAGTGGAAAGGTGAAAAAGTGAAACCTGGAATGAACAGTGAAAAAACAACGCTGAGCTTCAACGAGCTCCGACTACATTTCAGTCAGGAGTCATCATCCCTGAAATAACTTTTCAGCTTATCTCAAATTTGTTTAGCGCTGAGGACTTATGACGGCAAATTTTTTCAATGAAGGATTTTAGAATTTGATTTAGCAGGTAAGAGTATAAGTTTAAGCTGGTTACACATTATATTCATTCTTCATTCTTTATTGGAGTTTATATGTCCCCTATAACAATAGTTGAATATCATCCTTCCTATGCCAAAGCCATAGCTGAAATGTGGAATAACAGCAGTGAGGGTTGGAACGGCAGAGTTTTTAACAGCACGGAAGAAAAGGTCTTACAACAGGAATCCGGCACCAAATATCTGAATTTGTATCTGGCAGTAGAAAATGAAAAAGTTATCGGTTATGCAAAATTAACCCGCTATGTAGAAGAAAAAGGAGTTGCCTATATTGAAATGCTCTCCGTTTTGCCTTCGTATCACGGAAAAGGTATAGGTAAAGAATTAGTCCAAAAATGTGTGTTGAGAGCTACGGAACTGGGTTATGAACGCATTGATTTATTCACCTGGTCTGCCAATTTAAAAGCTGTTCCTCTTTATAAAAAATGCGGCTTTTTCTGGGAAAGAATGGAAACTCAGGTAACACATCTGCTGAATTTTCTTCCCGGTTTGCTCAATAATGAATTGCTAAAATCATATTGGAATTATTTTCACTGGTATAATGACCTGAAAAGAGAATTGAATATAGAGCCGGATGGCAGAACTGACAATGGCTTTGATTTCTATGATTATCTTTGGGAGAAGGATGGTAAACGGTTAGAAGTTACTTTTGAGCGTTTCGGTAGAGGGATTGTTTTTATGAAGACCCCGGACTTTTCTATAAAAGTAGATATCCCAAATGCCAAACCGGTTTTTGGCTTAACTTATCCTGTGCATTACACTTTGGAAAATTATCAGGAAAGACCGATTACTATTTCTCTGCAAAGTGAAAATGACCCTCTGGTGGAATATAATTATCAGCAGAACATTGTGTTAGCGGAAAAAGCAGAATTGGATGCCACTTTTTACCTGAAACCCTTAGAGCGGCAATTAACGGAATGGGAAAAATGTCCTTCTGTTAATACCCGTATCTGTATTGAAGGCAAAGATATAACCTTTAGAACCGGTATAAAAGTGCAATTTCCCTTAACGGTTGAATTGCGTACCCGGGACAGTGTTTTTCTTCCTGAGCATAATTATAAGATGTTCTTGAATGTCCACAATCATTTTCCGGTAACCTGTTTTTATCATCTTGAATTTCCTGCTGATGAGCGTTTACAGCTTAGCCAAAGTAAGTTTGACCTTGTTTTAAATGCTAATCAGAAAAGCTTTTTAGAGCTTGATTTTTCCCTTAACAAGGGCTTAATTTATAATCCGCATTTCCAGATTACAGCCAAACCTGAAAGTGGAAAGGAAATGCAATTTACCACCAGTTGCTATTCTTGCTTTCAAATGTTGGGTGCCAAAGATGGAATTGATTCACCTGATTTTATACAACTTTTGAACGGAAACAATATCCTCTATATATCCAAAATCGGAGAACATAACTTTGCCACATTAGTAAACATAAGCACTGATGATTTATATTTTCCGGCACCTGAACCGGGAAAACCATATTCCTCAGAACTGAAAAGAGAGCTGCCTTATGAAACGGTTATTGAAAAAACGGAGGATGCCATTCAGGCAATTTTGAAGTTTCGTTCAACTGATTTCCCGGGTCTTGATTATGGAATCGTTTATCGTCTTTATGATAGTAGTTTAGTAGAATATTTTGTTACCGTTTATGCTCTACCTGAAACCGAAGCAGAAAGTTGGCTAAAAATAAGGTTTTATCCTTCCCAATACAACATTGGCTTTTCTTATAAAGGCAAATTATATCAGGTTGGGAATGATTTGCCGGATATTTATGAAAGTAATTTTCCTCAGGATGGCTTTGCTGAAAACTGGATGTTTGTTCAAGGTGTAAATTATACTCAGTCACTTATCTGGCATCCCAATCTCACTATTAAACCGGAAAGATACTATTTCTATGGGGAGATTAATCTTAGTGAACTGGTTAAAAGTGGAAAGAATACTTCCGCTCCGATTCGGCTCTATCAAAATGTTTTTCTTACTCCCTGGCAGGTTCGGGATCTTGCTTTGGGAAGAAAAGTTTCCGAAGTTATCTATCCTACCCTGAATTTAATTGCTAACCAGGGAAATCCCTTTTTTACTATACCCTGCCCTGTAGAAATAAGCCAAATTCTGGATATTGAGCCAATGGGAGTTTACACTTTATTTTCCAGTTGTCTAAAGGATTCACCGCCCCAAGAAATGCAAAAAAATGAGATAGGGGAAAGGAAATGTAGCTGGGAATTAAACAAAAAACCGCATAAACCCTGGGAATTGTTAACTTGCAAAAGCGAATTATACAACACCGTAATAGAACGCAAACAGCTTATTTTCTTTTCCGAGGGTGAAGTTAAAAATCAGGAAAAGGATAAATTGCTAATTGCTGATAATGGCTGTTTACAAATTACTGCTGCCAAAGATGCTCAAATCTCAGGCATTATCTCTTTGAAGTATGAAGGAATTGAATGGCTGGAAAACAGTTATCCGGATTATGCACCCAGATCAACTTTCAATCCTTTTACCGGAGGAATAATTATAAAACCTTATGCTGTAGATGCTAATGTATTAAAATCAGAAAACCATCAAGCGGATTTTATTGCTCTTAAAGATAACTATGGAAATTGCTGGCAGGGACTAACTATTACGACCACAATAGATAAATTTGAACCGCTTAAGGGATATATTTACCGGCAGTATTATTTATTGAGACCAGGAGTTCCGGTTTTGGCTATTTTTGCCGAAGTTGTTGCTTCCACAGGAACTGTCAGATATCATACTTTTAATTTTTATTTTCATCGGAAACATCAGCAGGGTGAAAAAGACGGCTTATTCTATATTCACCACGAAGATAACAGCTGGCAGAAAATTTATCAGACAAAAGTTATGTATGATATTAGTTTGGATTATAAAACCATAGCAATGCAGGTTGCTGATAGCAATTACTTTCTGCAATTATTTAAGTTAAGAAGATTTTCTACCGGTTGGGTATATATGGACCCCTTTATAGCAATGTTAAGAACTTATATTTATACCGAATTAGCTACTATAATGCCGACAAGAACAGAGCCAATATTTATAGTAATGTCCGATGAACTGTATCGGAAAGAATGGCTTAATCAGTTGCTGGATATTAGCTTTCCGGTTTAATTTCCTGTAGATAAGTTTTGTTAATAGGTAGGGGATTTCCAGGATTTTATTGTATACTATTTTGAGGGTTGAGAGGGTTGAAAAAGTTGAGAAGGTTGAGAGGGTTTAGATGGTTTAAAAGGTTGAGAGGGTTTAGAAGGTTGAGAGGGTTTAGAAGGTTGAGAGAGTTTAGAAGGTTGAGAAGGTTTAAAAGGTTTAGAGGGTTTAAAAGGTTGAGGGGGTTTAAAAGGTTTAGATGGTTGAGATTTGTTAATTACTTTAGAGCCCGTCAGGGCGATACAATTATAGCGATGGGTGCGTAAGCCCCTCGTGAAATGTAAGCTCCGATTTCCTTTTTCCTTTTATCTTTCCCTTTTCCAAAAGCCCGTCAGGGCGACACAATTATAGCGATGGGTGCGTAAGCCCCTCGTAAAATGTAAGCCCCGATTTCCTTTTTCCTTTTATATTTCCCTCTGCCAAAAGCCCGTCAGGGCGATACAATGATGTAGAAGGTGGCGTAAGCCCCTCGTAAAATTCACGATTTAATCGGTGGGATGTTTTGACTCACAATTTTCACCTGCCTTAAATGTCGCCTCACCCCACAATCATTGTCACTTACAACTGCTTTACAACTGGTCTACAAACCTAAAAATTGTGAGTTAAAACAAAAATTCGCCCCGAAGTCACTATTTATGAACAATTCCAATCCAACCCTGCTGATCTGAAAAAATACATTCTTTCACGATTGTGTAATTTGAGGGGTTGGCGAAGCTCAGTAGCAAGTGTGCTTGCTTCTTGTTTTAACTCACAATCTTCACCTGCCTTCAATGTAACCACACTCCACATTCTTTTCTCACTTACAACCAATATGCAACTGGTTAATAAATCTGAGAAATTGTGATTCAAAACAAAACTCACGGAATAAATATCATTCCCAAAAAAATCCCAAAATTATTTCAATAACAATCCGATATGACTCCCATATCATTCCCATATCGCGATATGGGAATGATATGGGAATCTCATCCACTGGATAACGCAAAAAAGCAGGAATTCATACATAACTATTTTGTTTCTATTTTAACTCACAATTTTTCGGTTTGGAGACCAATAAAAACTGCGGTTGTATGTTAAAAATGAATGCAGGGTGTGGGAATATTGAAGGCAGGTGAAAATTGTAAGTCAAAACCTCCCACTGTTTACATCGTGAATTTCCCAAGGGGCTTACGCCACCTTCTACATCCTTGTGTCGCCCTACGAGCTTTTGGCAGGGGAAAAGATAAAAGGAAATAGGAAATCAGGGCTTTCATTTTTCGAGGGGCTTACGCCACCATCGCTATCGTTGTGTCGCCCTCCGGGCTTTTTTGAATCTAAACCCTTTAAACCTTCTAAACCTTCTCAACCTTCTCAACCCTCTAAACCACCTAAACTCTCTCAACCCTCTAAACCTTCTCAACCCTCTCAAACCTCCATTATCTCTCAAAACCCTTTAAATTCTAATCATCCTGTTCATCCAATACCTATTTATCAATTTAACTATGCACTTCAAAAAAGCTTTCCAGTCGCAGCAAAGTTCTGGCATCTATTTCTTCAGGTTGGTCACCTTCCAAAGTTAAGAAAGGTAGGTCTATATGTTTTCTTAAGAGCAAGTTATCCAGTTGCAGATGGCAAAAGCTTTGTGTGTAACTAATTACTGCTTCTATTTGGCGTTTTTCCAGTTCTGGTTTAATATCCTGCAAACGGTCAAAAACGCTGTAGGGATAAGTATAAGCCAGGTATTGTTGAACTATATCAGTTAGCAGATAGGGCATAGAAAATTGGCGTTGCACTTCGTTAAAAAGGACATCCCCTCCCAATTCTATAATTGTTTCGTAAATATTTTTATAGATTGGAGGCACTCCTAAATATGCTAAACGCAGTTTTACAGGTAATGGGTCTCGTTTTTCTGCTACTGCTAAAAATGCATCCAATTCGCTTTCATAGTGGTCGGGATTACCCATAAAATCAGAAGAATTAACCAGCCAAAAATGATTCTCCAGTCCACTAACCCGGTGTTCTTTCCAAGTCCATTCGTCCAAGATAATAAGCTTACGGCGAATTTCATCCAGGCGGTTTTTTGCTTTTAATGTCTCTTTGCGGGAAACACCGAAATAATCTTCCAGCCGGGAAATTTCCTTATTCAGGTCTGCATAATTTTTATCTGCCGGAAAAGAAAAACGGTATACCGGAAGATGCTCTTCGGTAAACATATCCAAAAGCGAATTGCTGTTGGAACAATCCCCTTCCACAATACCGATAATCAAATCCAACTGAGAAGAAAGAGCCGCTATATAGTTTCCTTTAATCCAGCTGCAAAGGGTTCTGGGAAAACCTTTCAGTTCGGCATTTTGCACTTTTACCGAAGAATCACTAATGATAAAAACATTATTTAAATCAACAGGAATATGTCCTGCCGCAAAAATAACTTCCACCGGAAAAGAAGTAGTAAAGCCAATGCGTTTAGGAATCATAGCTCAGCTCCAGATATTGAGTTTCCAGTTCGGCAATGTGTTTTTTGCTATTTTCTATTTCGTTAAGCAGCAGGTCTATTTGTTGTCGTAATTCTTTTGCCCGCATAGCATTACTGTATGTAGAAGGAAGTGCCAGCTGGGAATTTATTTTTTCAATTTGGCTATGATTTTTTGTAATTGATGTCTGCTCATTTTCAATTTGCTTATGAATTTGTTCCAGATAATAGGGATTGATTTTCTTCTTTCTTTCCCGTAGATTTACTTTTGCTTTTGGCGGTTCGGGAATTGTAAATGCCAGCTCCAATGCCTCTTTTAGGTTTGTTTCCGTTTCGCTGATAGTTGGGTAAAGTATATTATTTTCCAACGCTTTATGGAACACCCAATATTTTGTCGCCAGCTGACGAATAAAATAGCGATCATGACTTACAAAAATAATGGTTCCCTGATAGTTCTGCAAAGCAGAAAGCAAACTGTCACTCATTTCCATATCCAAATGATTTGTCGGTTCATCCATAATCAGCAGATTAGGGTTTTGATGAATTAAAACACAGAGCATTAAACGCGATTTTTCACCTCCGCTAAGGATTTCAACTTTCTTTTCCACATCCAAACCCTGGAAACCAAAACGAGCCAAATAACTTAACACATAACCCCTTGTCTCGCTTGGTACTATCTGCCATAATGTTTCCATCACGGTTAAATCTTCATCCAGAAAAACCTGATGCTGATCGTAATAGCCGACTTCTAAGGAAGCTCCAATTTTAAGCGAACCGGAAAATATCTCCCGTTCTTCCAGCAAGATTTTTAGTAAAGTTGTTTTGCCACAGCCATTGGGACCAATAATACAAACCCTATCACGATAGTGGACTTGCAGATTTACATTTTTGGCTAAAAGAGGTCCTTCTGGGATACCAAATTCCACATCTTTCAAGGTATAAACATCATTTCCGCTTCTTCCTGCCGTTTGAATATTGAGCTTAATTTTCTTTGCCTGCTGTGGTTTTTGAATTATTTCTATGCGGGAAAGCATTTTTAAACGGGATT
Protein-coding regions in this window:
- a CDS encoding 2-hydroxyacyl-CoA dehydratase family protein, encoding MIPKRIGFTTSFPVEVIFAAGHIPVDLNNVFIISDSSVKVQNAELKGFPRTLCSWIKGNYIAALSSQLDLIIGIVEGDCSNSNSLLDMFTEEHLPVYRFSFPADKNYADLNKEISRLEDYFGVSRKETLKAKNRLDEIRRKLIILDEWTWKEHRVSGLENHFWLVNSSDFMGNPDHYESELDAFLAVAEKRDPLPVKLRLAYLGVPPIYKNIYETIIELGGDVLFNEVQRQFSMPYLLTDIVQQYLAYTYPYSVFDRLQDIKPELEKRQIEAVISYTQSFCHLQLDNLLLRKHIDLPFLTLEGDQPEEIDARTLLRLESFFEVHS
- a CDS encoding ABC-F family ATP-binding cassette domain-containing protein, with protein sequence MSLIQVIDAGVEFAGNYVLRGINCTLEYNSRIGLIGSNGSGKTTLIKLMLGIIPPSEGKVLRAKKCRIAYLPQNPVLEKDILMGDYIQNSRPDLLSLQQQIDELSSLLQKKHTERAENELKIVLDKFQANGGDEFANSIKYVITSLGFSEDDYEKPLYSFSGGEQTRLCLASILLMPYDLLILDEPTNHLDIAMISWLEKYLNNSKAPFLLVSHDRIFLDNTVSTIFQLENTQLSITKGNYSSFAQAKAIEQKTQERQFEKQQKFIAETEDFISKNIAGQKTNQAKSRLKMLSRIEIIQKPQQAKKIKLNIQTAGRSGNDVYTLKDVEFGIPEGPLLAKNVNLQVHYRDRVCIIGPNGCGKTTLLKILLEEREIFSGSLKIGASLEVGYYDQHQVFLDEDLTVMETLWQIVPSETRGYVLSYLARFGFQGLDVEKKVEILSGGEKSRLMLCVLIHQNPNLLIMDEPTNHLDMEMSDSLLSALQNYQGTIIFVSHDRYFIRQLATKYWVFHKALENNILYPTISETETNLKEALELAFTIPEPPKAKVNLRERKKKINPYYLEQIHKQIENEQTSITKNHSQIEKINSQLALPSTYSNAMRAKELRQQIDLLLNEIENSKKHIAELETQYLELSYDS